A genomic region of Deltaproteobacteria bacterium contains the following coding sequences:
- a CDS encoding ATP-binding protein, translating to MREKAILEAIASELQTGVIALDKGAKVLFANPFFKKSFSIKRDITGKNLRDALGENDFVLAVEAALKGKAKKTDAGLTEITEAGRSFKLRMVPVKVPVKARKDLNLIVFLRDITEEKLVEAVKKDFVANVSHELRTPLASIKGCAETLLDSGVDDKETSKEFLRIIDKNSTRMSRLIEDLLILSRIESQQMPLSLEVLDLGEIASSIADGFDKQARDKGVKFTTKISRPLPRVTADRVRVEQVVVNLLDNAIKYTPSGGTVELSVAAASGKVQVDVKDTGIGIPKADMPRIFERFYRVDKARSREMGGTGLGLAIVKHIIQSLNGKVWVESAPMKGSTFSFALKSAK from the coding sequence GTGAGAGAGAAGGCGATACTCGAGGCCATAGCCTCGGAGCTCCAGACAGGTGTGATAGCCCTTGATAAGGGCGCCAAGGTGCTCTTTGCCAATCCGTTCTTCAAAAAATCGTTTTCAATAAAAAGAGACATAACGGGAAAAAACCTGAGGGACGCGCTTGGCGAAAACGATTTTGTCCTTGCCGTCGAGGCCGCGCTAAAGGGCAAGGCGAAGAAGACCGATGCCGGGCTTACCGAGATAACCGAGGCAGGGCGTTCATTCAAGCTTCGCATGGTACCTGTGAAGGTTCCGGTAAAGGCGAGAAAGGACTTGAACCTTATCGTGTTCCTTCGCGACATTACCGAGGAAAAGCTCGTCGAGGCAGTTAAAAAGGACTTTGTCGCAAACGTCTCTCACGAGCTTAGGACGCCGCTTGCAAGCATTAAGGGGTGCGCAGAGACGCTACTTGACTCCGGTGTCGACGATAAAGAGACATCGAAAGAGTTTCTTCGCATAATAGACAAGAACTCAACGCGCATGTCGCGCCTCATAGAAGACCTTCTGATACTTTCGAGGATAGAGTCGCAGCAGATGCCGCTTTCCCTTGAAGTGTTAGACCTTGGCGAGATAGCCTCTTCCATAGCCGACGGCTTTGATAAGCAGGCAAGGGACAAGGGCGTTAAGTTCACGACAAAGATATCGAGGCCGCTGCCGCGTGTAACTGCAGACAGGGTAAGGGTCGAACAGGTGGTCGTTAACCTCCTTGATAACGCGATAAAGTACACGCCGTCGGGAGGAACTGTTGAGTTAAGCGTTGCTGCCGCAAGCGGCAAGGTGCAGGTCGACGTGAAAGATACGGGCATAGGCATACCAAAGGCCGACATGCCGCGCATCTTTGAGCGTTTCTACAGGGTCGACAAGGCCAGGAGCAGAGAGATGGGCGGCACGGGGCTTGGCCTTGCGATAGTGAAGCATATCATACAGAGCTTAAACGGCAAGGTCTGGGTCGAGAGCGCTCCGATGAAGGGTTCCACTTTCAGCTTTGCGCTAAAGTCAGCAAAGTAG
- a CDS encoding OprO/OprP family phosphate-selective porin, producing the protein MIRRFVVCAAIMAAVFVYAVPSEAAFSVTDKDGNELTLGVSLQLQYREVNPAAGQTTDEAFVRRFEVSADTKLNAGWGGKLVVDFGKASGDNEVTLKEAYVSYTGFDGLDIKFGNAYFPFSREVNTSSKRQQFVERTFPGDHDYGTPERNLGLHVDAKLLGGKIRLAASGASASIDPDNKRLDFDSPVVKEADFNEGSMVGARVDFHPFGELKLAQGDFDGALKATISAAAFSWNNDGDKNTYTSAVTLASTSTTKFDVDSVDAFEVSGAFRFKGVSIDAEYNEFKAKTVADFANTGGIFLRGETTLTNSMIKGGYMVLKDRLELVAGIEAQDADNYKAKWKRTSYGANWFFNNHNTKVQLTLVDNKNVDGVKRADAKETFVQAQYVF; encoded by the coding sequence ATGATAAGACGTTTTGTCGTTTGTGCCGCTATCATGGCGGCTGTATTTGTTTATGCTGTGCCCTCGGAGGCAGCGTTTAGTGTTACGGACAAGGACGGTAATGAGCTTACGCTTGGCGTAAGCCTGCAGCTTCAGTACCGCGAGGTCAATCCCGCTGCAGGGCAGACAACCGATGAGGCCTTCGTAAGAAGGTTCGAGGTCTCTGCCGATACGAAGTTGAATGCCGGCTGGGGCGGAAAGCTGGTCGTTGATTTCGGCAAGGCATCCGGGGATAACGAAGTTACGCTAAAGGAGGCCTATGTGTCCTATACCGGCTTCGACGGGCTGGATATAAAGTTCGGGAACGCGTACTTTCCGTTCTCGAGGGAGGTTAACACCTCTTCGAAGAGGCAGCAGTTTGTCGAGAGAACGTTTCCAGGCGACCATGATTACGGCACGCCGGAGCGTAACCTCGGGCTTCATGTGGATGCGAAGCTCCTTGGCGGCAAGATAAGGCTTGCGGCCTCGGGTGCCAGCGCATCCATTGACCCGGACAATAAGAGGCTCGACTTCGACTCTCCGGTCGTTAAGGAGGCTGATTTTAACGAGGGCTCCATGGTCGGCGCCAGGGTGGATTTTCATCCGTTTGGGGAGTTAAAGCTCGCGCAGGGCGATTTTGACGGCGCTCTTAAGGCAACAATCAGCGCGGCCGCCTTTTCATGGAATAACGACGGAGATAAAAACACCTATACCAGCGCAGTTACTCTTGCATCCACGTCTACGACGAAGTTCGATGTTGATTCGGTCGATGCCTTCGAAGTAAGCGGCGCGTTCAGGTTCAAGGGGGTTTCCATAGACGCCGAGTATAACGAGTTTAAGGCAAAGACAGTGGCCGACTTCGCCAATACCGGCGGCATATTCCTTAGAGGCGAGACCACGCTCACTAACAGTATGATAAAGGGCGGGTATATGGTCTTAAAGGACAGGCTCGAATTGGTGGCCGGAATAGAGGCGCAGGACGCGGATAATTACAAGGCCAAGTGGAAGAGAACCTCCTACGGCGCCAATTGGTTTTTCAATAACCACAACACCAAGGTGCAGCTCACCCTGGTGGACAATAAGAACGTGGACGGCGTAAAGCGCGCGGACGCAAAAGAGACCTTTGTGCAGGCGCAGTACGTGTTCTAA
- the gltA gene encoding NADPH-dependent glutamate synthase, producing MKIPRQPMGEQDPHERTRNFYEVPLGYTKEQAIEEAKRCIQCKKPLCVDGCPVNIDIPWFIGLIAEGKFVEAARKLKETNALPAVCGRVCPQEDQCEKVCIIGKKAEPVSIGRLERFAADFEREHGEVSIPVIPNWSGKKVAVVGGGPAGLTIAGDMVKKGHRVKVFEALHKAGGVLVYGIPEFRLPKKIVESEVDYVKRMGVEIEYNSVIGKIDTIDELLSNGYDAVFIGSGAGLPYFMNIPGENLVGVYSANEFLTRVNLMKAYQFPEYDTPIIKGRRVVVIGGGNTAMDAARTALRLCPEQVSIVYRRSREEMPARIEEVHHGEEEGLNFELLTNPTRFIGDAEGRLTHIECVRMELGEPDDSGRRKPVVVKGSEFKMECDVAILSIGNGANPLIPQTSPDIKVNKWGNITVNPDNGRTSKKGVFAGGDIVRGGSTVILAMGDARKAANSMHEYLTTGVW from the coding sequence ATGAAAATCCCCAGGCAGCCCATGGGGGAGCAGGACCCGCACGAGAGGACCAGGAACTTCTACGAGGTTCCGCTCGGGTATACGAAGGAACAGGCAATCGAAGAGGCAAAGAGGTGCATACAGTGCAAGAAGCCGCTTTGCGTGGACGGTTGCCCCGTTAACATCGATATCCCGTGGTTCATAGGGCTCATAGCGGAAGGCAAGTTCGTGGAGGCAGCGAGGAAACTTAAAGAGACAAACGCGCTTCCTGCTGTTTGCGGGCGCGTATGCCCGCAGGAAGACCAGTGCGAGAAGGTCTGCATCATAGGCAAGAAGGCCGAGCCCGTATCTATCGGCAGGCTCGAGCGCTTTGCAGCCGACTTCGAGCGCGAGCACGGAGAGGTAAGCATCCCGGTCATCCCCAACTGGAGCGGCAAGAAGGTTGCTGTCGTAGGCGGCGGCCCGGCAGGGCTCACAATTGCAGGCGACATGGTGAAAAAAGGCCACAGGGTAAAGGTATTCGAGGCCCTTCATAAGGCAGGTGGCGTGCTCGTTTACGGCATACCTGAGTTTAGGCTTCCAAAGAAGATAGTTGAGTCAGAGGTCGATTACGTAAAGCGCATGGGCGTTGAGATAGAGTATAACTCTGTAATCGGAAAAATCGACACCATAGACGAGCTTCTCTCTAACGGATACGACGCGGTGTTCATAGGCTCTGGAGCCGGGCTTCCGTACTTCATGAACATCCCCGGAGAGAACCTTGTTGGCGTTTACTCGGCAAATGAGTTTCTCACCCGCGTTAACCTCATGAAGGCGTACCAGTTCCCCGAGTACGATACGCCGATTATCAAGGGTAGAAGAGTCGTTGTCATAGGCGGCGGCAACACGGCCATGGACGCTGCAAGGACGGCCTTAAGGCTCTGCCCTGAGCAGGTAAGTATCGTGTATAGAAGGTCAAGGGAAGAGATGCCTGCAAGAATAGAGGAAGTGCATCACGGCGAGGAGGAAGGGCTCAACTTCGAGCTCCTTACCAACCCGACGCGCTTTATCGGGGACGCGGAAGGCCGCCTGACGCACATCGAATGCGTGAGGATGGAGCTTGGTGAACCAGATGATTCGGGCAGGAGAAAGCCTGTAGTTGTGAAGGGCTCGGAGTTCAAGATGGAGTGCGACGTGGCGATTCTTTCAATCGGCAACGGCGCGAATCCTCTTATTCCGCAGACCTCGCCGGATATAAAGGTCAATAAGTGGGGTAACATCACCGTTAATCCGGATAACGGGCGCACAAGCAAGAAGGGTGTCTTTGCCGGAGGCGATATCGTTAGAGGCGGCTCTACCGTTATTCTTGCCATGGGGGACGCGAGAAAGGCCGCGAACTCCATGCACGAGTACCTCACTACAGGGGTCTGGTAA
- a CDS encoding arsenate reductase ArsC has translation MSGKKKKILFLCVGNTCRSQMAEGFARTYGAGFFEIRSAGTSAAGVVNKASIAAMTEIGIDISKQTSDQLEDDMLDWADVVVTLGCCSAKEVCPVSFKGEMHDWDIDDPLGRPSEVMRRVRDDIGRRVKELLERLRKDG, from the coding sequence GTGAGCGGAAAAAAGAAAAAAATCCTGTTCCTTTGCGTTGGCAACACCTGCAGAAGCCAGATGGCCGAAGGCTTTGCCCGCACGTATGGCGCTGGCTTCTTCGAGATAAGGAGTGCGGGTACCTCTGCCGCGGGTGTGGTCAATAAGGCCTCCATAGCCGCGATGACAGAAATCGGCATCGACATATCCAAACAAACATCAGACCAGCTCGAGGACGACATGCTCGATTGGGCGGATGTGGTGGTGACGCTTGGCTGCTGCTCCGCTAAGGAGGTGTGCCCAGTGAGCTTTAAGGGCGAGATGCATGACTGGGACATAGACGACCCGCTTGGAAGGCCGTCTGAGGTGATGCGGAGAGTAAGGGACGACATCGGTCGGCGCGTAAAGGAACTCCTGGAAAGGCTTCGTAAAGATGGCTAA
- a CDS encoding DUF47 family protein — protein sequence MLDRLIPKNENFFICFSDAAENILKGSKLLQEMIASGTASEEGRIKVKNIEHVGDKITHDTVLMLNKTFITPIDREDIYALICALDDVMDFLDSVADKYALYKLGSPTPQVLKLADIIVRAADEAVRGVAHLKKLDASVNRSCIELNSLENEADRVSRDAIAELFETEKDPIQLIKWKEIYETFENAADRFEDVANILEGIVLKHA from the coding sequence ATGCTGGACAGACTGATACCGAAAAACGAAAACTTTTTTATATGCTTTAGCGACGCTGCCGAGAATATACTTAAGGGCTCGAAGCTCCTTCAGGAGATGATAGCCTCGGGCACGGCCTCGGAAGAGGGCAGGATAAAGGTAAAGAACATCGAGCACGTGGGAGATAAGATCACTCACGATACAGTGCTGATGCTAAATAAGACCTTTATCACTCCCATAGACAGAGAGGATATCTACGCCCTGATATGCGCGCTCGACGACGTCATGGACTTTCTCGACTCGGTCGCCGATAAGTACGCGCTCTATAAGCTTGGCAGCCCAACGCCGCAGGTCCTTAAGCTTGCCGACATAATAGTCAGGGCAGCGGATGAGGCCGTTAGAGGGGTAGCCCATTTAAAGAAGCTTGACGCGAGCGTTAATCGAAGCTGCATAGAGCTTAACAGCCTCGAGAACGAAGCAGACAGGGTATCGAGGGATGCCATAGCCGAGCTCTTCGAAACGGAGAAGGATCCGATACAGCTCATAAAGTGGAAGGAAATATACGAAACCTTCGAGAACGCCGCCGACAGGTTCGAGGACGTGGCCAACATACTTGAGGGCATAGTCCTCAAGCACGCGTAA
- a CDS encoding ABC transporter permease, translating into MFGTRAMYVIVARDFKRFFRQKGRLVTTLARPLLWLFLVGLGLTKIVNTNDGTSYLQFILPGVIGMTILFSSIFSTISVVWDREFGFLREMLVAPVSRFTIVAGKLMAGTGLSLFQGMALLVIAPFIGITVGLKAAVAMFFLIALVALAITALGLFIAARLNSLEGFNVIMNFIVLPMFFLSGALYPLSTLPAALKYLTFINPLTYGVDAFKHVLLTSGGGAALTAELPLYVDIAALAGYAAVMIVLSAWSFERR; encoded by the coding sequence ATGTTTGGCACGCGGGCTATGTACGTGATAGTGGCGCGGGATTTTAAGCGCTTCTTTCGCCAAAAGGGAAGGCTTGTTACAACCCTTGCGAGGCCGCTACTCTGGCTATTTCTTGTCGGTCTCGGGCTAACCAAGATAGTCAACACGAACGATGGCACAAGCTATTTGCAGTTTATTTTGCCGGGTGTCATCGGCATGACCATACTATTTAGCTCCATATTCTCGACCATATCTGTTGTGTGGGATAGAGAGTTCGGTTTCTTACGAGAGATGCTCGTAGCCCCTGTCTCGAGGTTCACAATCGTTGCCGGAAAGCTCATGGCAGGCACCGGGCTCTCGCTTTTTCAGGGCATGGCGCTCCTGGTCATTGCGCCGTTCATAGGAATTACCGTTGGGCTAAAGGCAGCGGTTGCGATGTTCTTTCTCATAGCGCTCGTGGCCCTTGCCATAACAGCCCTTGGGCTTTTCATAGCAGCGAGGCTTAATTCCCTCGAGGGCTTTAACGTCATCATGAACTTTATCGTGCTGCCGATGTTCTTTTTAAGCGGCGCGCTGTATCCTCTAAGCACGCTCCCTGCAGCCCTTAAATACCTGACATTTATAAACCCCCTTACTTACGGCGTGGATGCCTTTAAGCACGTGCTCCTTACATCAGGCGGCGGCGCTGCCCTTACGGCAGAGCTGCCGCTTTACGTCGATATAGCGGCCCTTGCCGGGTATGCGGCAGTGATGATAGTGCTCTCGGCATGGTCGTTTGAGAGGAGGTAG
- a CDS encoding isoprenylcysteine carboxylmethyltransferase family protein: protein MPEPFISRVRDFISRNRVRLSFIVFIPCIIEDVYDGFAVRNFLTADDPFGLAAFIFVLFGIYMRSWAAGVLIKGKKVAMTGPYALTRHPLYVGSFFIALGFCMLFGDLKDFIVFFAVILLLYIPTIRHEEMINSNKFKDEWAAYARNTWLFFPKRFPRNVLGAWNLSQWLKNKEYMAASASIGGLVLFYILRVYIVK, encoded by the coding sequence ATGCCCGAACCGTTTATTTCCCGCGTGAGGGACTTTATAAGCCGTAACAGGGTGCGGCTCTCCTTTATCGTATTCATACCATGCATCATCGAGGACGTGTACGACGGCTTTGCGGTGAGGAACTTCCTCACCGCAGATGACCCGTTTGGGCTTGCCGCATTTATCTTCGTCCTTTTCGGCATATATATGCGAAGCTGGGCAGCCGGGGTGCTTATAAAGGGTAAAAAGGTAGCGATGACAGGGCCGTACGCGCTCACCAGGCATCCGCTCTATGTGGGCAGTTTCTTCATCGCGCTCGGGTTTTGCATGCTCTTTGGGGATTTGAAGGACTTTATCGTGTTCTTTGCCGTCATTCTCCTTTTATATATCCCGACCATCAGGCACGAGGAAATGATAAATTCGAATAAGTTCAAGGACGAGTGGGCCGCGTACGCGAGAAATACATGGCTATTCTTCCCGAAAAGGTTTCCGAGAAACGTCCTTGGCGCGTGGAACCTCTCGCAGTGGCTAAAGAACAAGGAGTACATGGCGGCCTCTGCCTCAATTGGCGGGCTTGTGCTCTTTTATATCCTAAGGGTTTATATCGTAAAGTAA
- a CDS encoding response regulator transcription factor encodes MAKAKAKSTILVVDDEADILRLLSFNLEKAGFSVIKAADGPEALKLAAKKKPDLVLLDIMLPDMEGTEVLKRLKANAQTAAMPVLMLTAKGEEVDRILGFELGAEDYITKPFSPREVVLRVKAVLKRGQGGDEDTSESAKTLCFKELTIDEERHSVMVGKHKPVLTSTEFKLLKTLIGGRGRVFSRDTLLDRAWGTDTFVTPRTVDTHVRRLREKLKTAGKYIETIRGVGYRFTEEE; translated from the coding sequence ATGGCTAAGGCCAAAGCAAAATCGACCATACTCGTTGTTGACGACGAGGCCGACATATTACGGCTTCTTTCCTTTAACCTCGAGAAGGCCGGGTTTTCAGTTATAAAGGCAGCGGACGGCCCTGAGGCATTGAAGCTTGCCGCTAAGAAAAAGCCCGACCTCGTGCTTCTTGACATAATGCTTCCTGATATGGAAGGCACCGAGGTGTTAAAGCGCCTTAAGGCCAACGCGCAGACCGCTGCGATGCCGGTACTCATGCTTACGGCAAAGGGCGAGGAAGTGGATAGAATACTCGGCTTCGAGCTTGGCGCAGAGGATTACATAACAAAGCCTTTTAGCCCAAGAGAGGTCGTGCTTCGCGTAAAGGCCGTGCTAAAGAGAGGGCAGGGCGGCGACGAAGATACTTCTGAAAGTGCAAAGACGCTTTGCTTTAAGGAACTCACAATCGACGAAGAGCGCCACAGCGTCATGGTCGGAAAGCATAAGCCTGTGTTGACCTCAACCGAATTCAAGCTCCTAAAGACCCTTATAGGCGGTAGGGGGCGCGTCTTTAGCCGCGATACGCTGCTTGACAGGGCATGGGGCACGGATACGTTCGTTACGCCCCGTACGGTGGACACGCATGTGAGAAGGCTAAGAGAGAAACTTAAGACAGCAGGCAAGTACATCGAGACAATCAGAGGCGTTGGGTACCGCTTTACCGAGGAGGAGTAG
- a CDS encoding ATP-binding cassette domain-containing protein has protein sequence MSIIEAKGLVKKYNGTEAVRGVSFSVKEGETFGFLGPNGAGKTTTINILCTLLAQTSGTATVNGFDTLKEAHGVRSSIGLVFQEVTLDNELTAEENLMFHSYLYNMDKRMSMARIDELFEVIGLSSRRHDLVKTFSGGMKRRLELARGLLHRPKVLFLDEPTLGLDPQTRNHVWEFIRDLKKKEGSTIFMTTHYMDEAEVCDRIAIIDSGRIIALDTPEGLKRALKGDTIYIKTSDDATALREIESKLALKPLKLESGLAVMVEAGESFIPKLLGAVSVKVASVSLKRPSLDEVFLSLTGKEIRDSENSAAARPQRRVHSD, from the coding sequence ATGTCTATCATCGAAGCCAAGGGGCTTGTAAAAAAATATAACGGCACAGAGGCCGTGCGCGGAGTTTCGTTCTCGGTTAAAGAGGGCGAGACCTTCGGCTTTCTAGGCCCAAACGGAGCCGGAAAGACCACGACCATAAACATCCTCTGCACGCTCCTTGCCCAGACCTCGGGTACGGCAACGGTAAACGGTTTCGATACCCTTAAAGAGGCGCACGGGGTGAGGAGCTCTATCGGCCTCGTATTTCAGGAAGTAACGCTCGATAACGAGCTCACTGCCGAAGAAAACCTGATGTTCCATTCCTATCTCTATAATATGGACAAGCGCATGAGCATGGCGCGAATCGACGAGCTCTTCGAGGTCATCGGGCTTTCTTCGAGACGACATGACCTTGTTAAAACATTTTCCGGCGGTATGAAAAGAAGGCTTGAGCTGGCAAGAGGCCTGCTACACAGACCAAAGGTGTTATTTCTTGACGAGCCGACGCTTGGCCTAGATCCGCAGACAAGGAACCATGTCTGGGAGTTCATACGCGACCTTAAGAAGAAGGAAGGCTCTACGATATTCATGACGACACATTATATGGACGAAGCCGAGGTCTGCGACAGGATTGCCATTATCGACAGCGGGCGTATAATCGCCCTTGATACGCCAGAGGGCCTAAAGCGCGCGCTTAAGGGCGATACGATATACATAAAGACCTCCGACGACGCTACCGCGCTTCGCGAGATAGAGAGTAAGCTCGCGTTAAAGCCTCTGAAGCTCGAAAGCGGGCTTGCCGTAATGGTCGAGGCTGGAGAGAGCTTTATCCCGAAGCTCCTTGGCGCTGTTTCTGTGAAGGTGGCGTCTGTGAGCCTTAAGAGGCCGTCCCTTGACGAGGTGTTTTTGAGCCTTACCGGAAAAGAGATACGCGACTCTGAGAATTCGGCTGCCGCAAGGCCGCAAAGAAGGGTGCATTCGGACTGA
- the rsmI gene encoding 16S rRNA (cytidine(1402)-2'-O)-methyltransferase — translation MGEGVLYVVATPIGNMDDMTPRAVSVLGEVDLIAAEDTRHTKKLLSHFGIKTPVTSYFEHNEIQKAEELLRKLKDGKSIALVTDAGTPGISDPGFRLVTLASEGGIKVSPIPGASALAAALSVSGLPTDSFTFKGFLPASSEKRRNALRPLKDIETTYIFYESARRIVETLEDMLETLGNVDAVICRELTKVYEEVIRGSVGELLKGLRDRELKGEVTLIVRTAAPPEAGEIDVKASLERFFKAGLSLKDAVKAATDETGAKKGDVYKIALTMKGDG, via the coding sequence GTGGGCGAGGGCGTGTTATATGTGGTGGCAACACCGATAGGCAACATGGATGACATGACGCCAAGGGCTGTTAGCGTGCTCGGCGAAGTAGACTTAATAGCTGCCGAGGACACAAGGCACACGAAAAAACTTCTTTCCCATTTCGGCATAAAAACGCCTGTTACGAGTTACTTCGAGCATAACGAGATACAAAAGGCCGAAGAGCTTCTTAGAAAATTAAAGGACGGTAAAAGCATAGCCCTTGTGACCGACGCAGGCACCCCTGGCATATCGGATCCGGGGTTCAGGCTCGTAACCCTTGCCTCAGAGGGCGGCATAAAGGTCTCTCCTATACCCGGAGCTTCGGCCCTTGCCGCTGCGCTTAGCGTATCCGGGCTGCCAACGGATTCCTTTACCTTCAAGGGTTTTTTGCCTGCATCGAGTGAAAAGCGCAGGAACGCGCTAAGGCCGCTAAAAGACATAGAAACGACTTACATATTCTACGAGAGCGCCAGAAGGATTGTCGAGACGCTAGAAGACATGCTCGAAACGCTTGGCAACGTGGACGCGGTAATATGCCGCGAGTTAACAAAGGTCTATGAAGAGGTGATACGCGGAAGCGTTGGCGAGCTTTTAAAGGGGCTTAGAGATAGAGAGTTAAAGGGCGAGGTAACGCTTATAGTGAGGACAGCGGCGCCTCCGGAGGCAGGGGAGATTGATGTAAAGGCCTCTCTTGAAAGATTTTTCAAGGCAGGGCTTTCTCTAAAGGACGCGGTCAAGGCCGCAACCGATGAGACAGGGGCTAAAAAAGGCGATGTATATAAGATCGCATTGACGATGAAAGGAGACGGTTAG
- a CDS encoding sulfide/dihydroorotate dehydrogenase-like FAD/NAD-binding protein: MFEILEKKELAHRVYLFRLLAPKIAEKRKAGQFVILRLNEHGERIPLTIADSDVKVGSITIVVQEVGKSTTILCGMEKGDKILDVVGPLGMPTHIENYGTAVCVGGGIGNAVTFPIGRALKDAGCNVISIIGARTKNLLILEEEMKSVSHTLHVTTDDGSYGHHGFVTNVLQGLIKEGLKIGIVLAVGPVPMMRAVAEVTRPHGIHTMVSLNPIMVDGTGMCGACRVTIGGKNQFVCVDGPEFDAHQVDFAELIGRNRSYLKEERTAVEGYTYHEGERCYEKGGSN; the protein is encoded by the coding sequence ATGTTTGAGATACTTGAAAAAAAGGAACTTGCGCACAGGGTCTATCTATTCAGGCTACTCGCGCCAAAAATTGCGGAAAAGAGAAAGGCCGGGCAGTTTGTCATATTGAGGCTAAACGAGCACGGCGAAAGGATACCGCTCACGATAGCGGATTCCGACGTCAAGGTGGGAAGCATTACCATAGTCGTGCAGGAGGTCGGCAAATCCACGACCATCCTTTGCGGCATGGAAAAGGGCGATAAGATACTCGATGTCGTGGGGCCGCTTGGCATGCCCACACATATAGAGAATTACGGAACTGCGGTTTGTGTTGGCGGAGGAATCGGCAATGCCGTCACCTTCCCCATCGGGCGCGCGCTTAAGGACGCGGGATGTAACGTAATCTCCATAATAGGCGCAAGGACAAAGAACCTCCTTATACTCGAGGAAGAGATGAAGTCGGTAAGCCACACGCTCCACGTTACCACAGACGATGGCAGCTACGGACATCACGGCTTTGTCACTAACGTGCTCCAGGGGCTCATAAAGGAAGGGCTTAAGATAGGCATAGTGCTGGCAGTAGGGCCGGTGCCCATGATGAGGGCCGTTGCCGAGGTCACGAGGCCGCATGGCATACACACGATGGTCAGCCTCAATCCAATCATGGTAGATGGCACGGGAATGTGCGGCGCATGCAGGGTTACTATTGGCGGTAAGAACCAGTTCGTGTGCGTGGATGGCCCTGAGTTCGACGCCCATCAGGTGGACTTTGCAGAGCTTATAGGACGTAACAGGAGCTACCTTAAGGAAGAAAGAACGGCCGTCGAGGGTTACACGTACCACGAGGGCGAAAGATGCTATGAAAAAGGAGGTTCCAATTAA
- a CDS encoding inorganic phosphate transporter codes for MMDPFVLIVIVVAAALLFDFANGWNDSANAIATVVSTRVLSPFKAVLLAGVLNFIGALLWTNVAKTIGGGLVEPGMVTQTVVLAAMLSAFVWVAVMTLAGLPISGSHSLIGAIVGTALFSHGWDVVQMGGLKKVFWALLISPIAGLVLGFAIMAIIMHIFKRTPASMVNRLFGKLQLVSVSFMALSHGTNDAQKVMGVITIALFSGGYIATIDVPLWVKIACAVTMGVGTMAGGWRVIKTMGMKLSKIQPVHGFAAETAASIVLIGAAHLGAPVSTTHTITSSIMGVGATKRLSAVKWGIGMKIIYAWIFTLPACGILGGVIYYILKGFVGE; via the coding sequence ATAATGGATCCTTTCGTACTTATCGTAATAGTCGTAGCGGCCGCGCTACTCTTTGATTTTGCCAACGGCTGGAACGACTCGGCAAACGCCATAGCCACGGTTGTCTCTACGCGCGTATTGTCGCCGTTTAAGGCTGTGCTCCTTGCCGGCGTTCTTAACTTCATAGGTGCGCTTCTCTGGACAAATGTGGCAAAGACAATCGGCGGCGGGCTCGTCGAGCCAGGCATGGTAACGCAGACCGTAGTACTTGCCGCGATGCTTAGCGCTTTTGTATGGGTTGCGGTCATGACATTAGCCGGCCTGCCTATAAGCGGTTCGCATTCATTAATAGGAGCAATCGTCGGTACTGCGCTATTTTCGCATGGATGGGATGTTGTGCAGATGGGCGGACTAAAGAAGGTCTTTTGGGCGCTTCTTATCTCTCCGATAGCGGGGCTTGTCCTCGGCTTTGCTATCATGGCGATTATCATGCACATATTCAAGCGAACGCCGGCGTCCATGGTCAACAGGTTGTTTGGCAAATTGCAGCTCGTTTCCGTAAGTTTCATGGCGCTAAGCCACGGCACCAATGACGCGCAAAAGGTCATGGGTGTTATCACCATAGCGCTATTTAGCGGCGGCTATATAGCCACGATAGATGTTCCATTGTGGGTAAAGATAGCATGCGCCGTTACCATGGGGGTTGGTACAATGGCAGGAGGGTGGAGGGTCATAAAGACCATGGGAATGAAGCTTTCGAAAATACAGCCTGTGCACGGCTTTGCCGCAGAGACAGCGGCGAGTATCGTGCTTATCGGCGCGGCGCACCTTGGCGCTCCCGTGAGCACCACGCACACAATAACGTCCTCCATAATGGGGGTTGGCGCAACAAAGAGGCTCTCCGCGGTCAAGTGGGGCATAGGCATGAAGATAATATATGCCTGGATATTCACTTTGCCTGCTTGCGGTATTCTTGGCGGCGTTATATACTATATACTCAAAGGGTTTGTCGGCGAGTAA